Proteins encoded together in one Schumannella luteola window:
- a CDS encoding APC family permease — protein sequence MTDESAGEHRSPKSWIIGEPLPSDKIEGQLLPKKFALPIFSSDALSSVAYAPQELMMILLIGGLSFLSFTPWVAASVIALMLIVVVSYRLLIKAYPSGGGDYEVASKNLGEKAGLVVASALLVDYIMTVAVSVSSGVDNIISAFPELNGARVEIAVGFIIVLAAVNLRGVSESSKAFAVPTYLFIASIVVMLVVGFVRMAMGDAPVAESASYSVRAEDVTHAAIIMLLLRSFSSGCSALTGVEAISNGVQAFRRPKIQNAQRTLVMMGTIAIILFAGLTIMALVSGVHYAEKACDLVGFQNCADTPQRSMIAQIAAATFGNNSVLFFVIQAATAAILLLAANTAFNGFPLLGSVLAKDKYAPKSLGTRGDRLIFSNGVIAMAVAASVIMIVFQANVTQLIQLYIIGVFVSFTLGQIGMIRHWRRLLKEGVKNQGPIPVYLAVNAVGALVTFSVLVIVTITKFTHGAYLVYIVMPILFLLMMGVNRYYRDVEREVEVDSDTTFGATGDHAIVLVGRMQKPVLKALDYAIAARHGSIEAVHVSIDDESSRQLEREWAEHGIEVPLTVLSSPYRDISLPLIKYIKKHREQHGAEVVTVYTPQYIVGHWWEGILHNHKARRIRQKLMLVHGVMVAIVPWLLDSSDLIYGRRSRALPGDVRRGEVRRGVAPRRALPPAALRANRSAEARREASDFRNSAAVVGGKWPDAPRRQNDDPYAESRLENGD from the coding sequence GTGACTGACGAGAGCGCCGGGGAGCATCGTTCTCCCAAGAGCTGGATCATCGGCGAGCCGCTCCCCTCCGACAAGATCGAGGGGCAGCTGCTGCCGAAGAAGTTCGCGCTGCCGATCTTCTCCAGCGACGCGCTCTCCTCCGTGGCCTACGCGCCGCAGGAGCTCATGATGATCCTGCTGATCGGCGGGCTCAGCTTCCTCAGCTTCACCCCGTGGGTCGCGGCGTCCGTCATCGCGCTCATGCTGATCGTGGTGGTGTCGTACCGCCTGCTGATCAAGGCCTACCCCTCGGGCGGCGGCGACTACGAGGTCGCGAGCAAGAACCTCGGCGAGAAGGCCGGTCTGGTCGTCGCCTCCGCGCTGCTGGTCGACTACATCATGACCGTCGCGGTGTCGGTCTCGTCGGGTGTCGACAACATCATCTCGGCGTTCCCCGAGCTGAACGGCGCCCGCGTCGAGATCGCCGTCGGCTTCATCATCGTGCTCGCCGCGGTCAACCTGCGCGGCGTGAGCGAGTCGAGCAAGGCCTTCGCCGTGCCGACCTACCTGTTCATCGCGAGCATCGTGGTGATGCTCGTCGTCGGCTTCGTGCGCATGGCGATGGGGGATGCTCCGGTCGCCGAGAGCGCGTCGTACTCGGTGCGCGCCGAAGACGTCACGCACGCGGCGATCATCATGCTGCTGCTGCGCTCCTTCTCGAGTGGATGCTCCGCCCTGACGGGCGTCGAGGCGATCTCGAACGGCGTGCAGGCGTTCCGCCGCCCGAAGATCCAGAACGCGCAGCGCACCCTCGTGATGATGGGCACGATCGCGATCATCCTGTTCGCCGGGCTCACGATCATGGCGCTCGTCTCGGGTGTGCACTACGCCGAGAAGGCGTGCGACCTGGTCGGCTTCCAGAACTGCGCCGACACTCCGCAGCGCAGCATGATCGCGCAGATCGCGGCGGCGACCTTCGGCAACAACTCGGTGCTGTTCTTCGTCATCCAGGCGGCGACCGCGGCCATCCTGCTGCTCGCGGCGAACACCGCCTTCAACGGCTTCCCGCTGCTCGGCTCGGTGCTCGCGAAAGACAAGTACGCGCCCAAGTCGCTCGGAACCCGCGGCGACCGCCTCATCTTCAGCAACGGCGTCATCGCGATGGCGGTCGCGGCGAGCGTGATCATGATCGTCTTCCAGGCGAACGTGACGCAGCTCATCCAGCTCTACATCATCGGCGTCTTCGTCTCGTTCACGCTCGGTCAGATCGGCATGATCCGGCACTGGCGCCGCCTCCTCAAGGAGGGCGTGAAGAACCAGGGGCCCATCCCCGTCTACCTCGCCGTCAACGCGGTCGGCGCGCTCGTCACCTTCTCGGTGCTCGTCATCGTGACCATCACGAAGTTCACGCACGGCGCGTACCTCGTCTACATCGTGATGCCGATCCTGTTCCTGCTGATGATGGGCGTGAACCGCTACTACCGCGACGTCGAGCGCGAGGTGGAGGTCGATTCCGACACCACCTTCGGCGCCACCGGCGACCACGCGATCGTGCTGGTCGGACGGATGCAGAAGCCCGTGCTGAAGGCGCTCGACTACGCGATCGCCGCCCGCCACGGATCGATCGAGGCCGTGCACGTGTCGATCGACGACGAGTCGAGCCGGCAGCTCGAGCGGGAGTGGGCGGAGCACGGCATCGAGGTGCCGCTGACGGTGCTCTCGTCGCCCTATCGCGACATCAGCCTGCCGCTCATCAAGTACATCAAGAAGCACCGCGAGCAGCACGGCGCCGAGGTCGTCACCGTCTACACGCCGCAGTACATCGTCGGGCACTGGTGGGAGGGCATCCTGCACAACCACAAAGCCCGCCGCATCCGCCAGAAGCTCATGCTCGTGCACGGCGTCATGGTCGCGATCGTGCCGTGGCTGCTCGACAGCTCCGACCTCATCTACGGCCGCCGCTCGCGAGCCCTGCCGGGGGATGTGCGCCGCGGCGAGGTGCGTCGCGGGGTCGCCCCGCGTCGGGCGCTGCCGCCGGCGGCCCTGCGCGCGAACCGCAGCGCCGAGGCACGCCGTGAGGCGAGCGACTTCCGCAACTCGGCGGCCGTCGTCGGCGGGAAGTGGCCGGATGCGCCGCGCCGCCAGAACGACGACCCCTACGCCGAGTCGCGCCTCGAGAACGGCGACTGA
- a CDS encoding DUF1772 domain-containing protein, with protein MDATTLLLVLTIVGVVLAGLGAGILLGFAAGVLPGMRRVDDGAFVGAFRAINKGVMNPLFLGPLFLPLFALGAAAIVGLSRGTATPIAAAASASDATTTPGEAVVLLFAAAALQLAGVIGVTLGANVPRNDALERDGGREPRAARAAFERPWTAWNAVRTLAAVASTVLAVIALALL; from the coding sequence ATGGACGCCACGACGCTGCTCCTGGTTCTCACGATCGTCGGGGTCGTGCTCGCCGGGCTCGGCGCCGGCATCCTGCTCGGCTTCGCCGCGGGCGTGCTGCCGGGGATGCGGCGGGTCGACGACGGCGCATTCGTCGGGGCGTTCCGGGCGATCAACAAGGGCGTGATGAACCCGCTCTTCCTCGGGCCGCTGTTCCTGCCGCTGTTCGCGCTGGGCGCCGCTGCGATCGTCGGACTCAGTCGGGGCACGGCCACGCCGATCGCCGCAGCAGCATCAGCGAGCGACGCCACGACCACGCCCGGCGAAGCCGTCGTGCTCCTGTTCGCCGCGGCCGCGCTGCAGCTCGCCGGCGTGATCGGCGTCACGCTCGGCGCCAACGTGCCGCGCAACGACGCCCTCGAGCGCGACGGCGGTCGCGAACCGCGGGCGGCGCGTGCCGCGTTCGAGCGCCCGTGGACCGCGTGGAACGCCGTCCGCACTCTCGCGGCCGTCGCATCCACCGTGCTCGCCGTGATCGCGCTCGCGTTGCTCTGA
- a CDS encoding carbohydrate ABC transporter permease encodes MANARRRLRRGEGLAGWLFTAPVIVILGLFLLVPVLMAAWVSVSDWTGRGSPFAAGVNFIGGDNYVQILGGGGLAERDFGISLKNNFWYVILVVPLQTIVALGLALLVNKRILRGRGFFRTAFYFPSVTSSVAITVLWLFLFTGSGAVNAVLSWVGINGPDWFNDPSGIFHFGATSGPEALTGPTALGVSWWDWLGGPSVAMSAFVMLAVFTTGGTFMLLFLAALQNLSGEVQEAAEMDGANAAQRFFRVTLPQLRPTLFTVITLGLIGCWQVFDQIYTGTQGQPGKTTLTPAYLSYTSAFDSNEWGRGAAIAFILFAIIIVFTLVQRWVLAERKVSRRRMRWIEDARGDVAGVASDAARVSGGAR; translated from the coding sequence ATGGCGAACGCACGCAGACGCCTGCGCCGCGGCGAAGGCCTCGCGGGCTGGCTGTTCACGGCGCCCGTGATCGTGATCCTCGGACTGTTCCTGCTCGTGCCCGTGCTCATGGCGGCGTGGGTGAGCGTGTCGGACTGGACCGGCCGCGGCAGCCCCTTCGCCGCGGGCGTGAACTTCATCGGCGGTGACAACTACGTCCAGATCCTGGGCGGCGGCGGGCTCGCCGAGCGTGACTTCGGCATCTCGCTGAAGAACAATTTCTGGTACGTGATCCTCGTCGTGCCGCTGCAGACGATCGTCGCGCTGGGGCTGGCGCTGCTGGTCAACAAGCGCATCCTGCGCGGGCGCGGCTTCTTCCGCACCGCCTTCTACTTCCCGTCGGTCACGAGCTCGGTCGCGATCACGGTGCTCTGGCTGTTCCTCTTCACCGGCTCGGGCGCGGTCAACGCGGTGCTGTCGTGGGTCGGCATCAACGGCCCCGACTGGTTCAACGACCCCTCGGGCATCTTCCACTTCGGCGCGACGAGCGGGCCCGAGGCGCTGACCGGCCCGACCGCGCTCGGCGTCAGCTGGTGGGACTGGCTCGGGGGGCCCTCGGTCGCGATGAGCGCCTTCGTCATGCTCGCCGTGTTCACGACCGGCGGCACGTTCATGCTGCTGTTCCTCGCGGCCCTGCAGAACCTCTCCGGCGAGGTGCAGGAGGCGGCCGAGATGGATGGGGCCAACGCGGCCCAGCGCTTCTTCCGCGTCACGCTGCCGCAGCTGCGGCCGACCCTCTTCACCGTCATCACGCTCGGCCTGATCGGCTGCTGGCAGGTCTTCGACCAGATCTACACCGGCACCCAGGGGCAGCCGGGCAAGACGACCCTGACGCCCGCCTACCTCTCCTACACCTCCGCTTTCGACAGCAACGAGTGGGGTCGGGGCGCGGCGATCGCGTTCATCCTGTTCGCGATCATCATCGTGTTCACCCTCGTGCAGCGCTGGGTGCTCGCCGAGCGCAAGGTGTCGCGCCGCCGCATGCGGTGGATCGAGGATGCGCGCGGCGACGTGGCCGGCGTCGCCTCCGACGCGGCGCGCGTGAGCGGAGGTGCGCGATGA
- a CDS encoding carbohydrate ABC transporter permease, producing the protein MSAVIDRPGRRRGLRSRFGGGVVYLLLAALAVIYIFPFLIDVATSFKTEAEAASSPLSLIPQNWTTAAYERLFLHSDFPVWFRNTAMVTVFVTAGRVFFDSLAGYALARLRFRGRGIVFGALIAVMAVPNVVLLIPKFLVINQLGIFDSYVGLIVPLLVDAAGVFIMKNFFESIPVSVEEQARIDGAGTFRVFWSVVLPMARPALVTIIILSFQGSWNELAHFIVAAQDPQLTTLTKGVAQLASGQLSQGSQYPIKLAAGAIMTIPVAIMFFIFQRRIMNSSSGAVKE; encoded by the coding sequence ATGAGCGCCGTGATCGATCGCCCCGGCCGGCGCCGCGGACTGCGCTCCCGGTTCGGCGGCGGCGTGGTCTACCTGCTGCTGGCCGCGCTCGCCGTGATCTACATCTTCCCGTTCCTCATCGACGTGGCGACGTCGTTCAAGACCGAGGCGGAGGCCGCATCCAGCCCGCTGTCGCTGATCCCGCAGAACTGGACGACCGCGGCCTACGAGCGGCTCTTCCTGCACTCCGACTTCCCGGTGTGGTTCCGCAACACCGCGATGGTGACGGTGTTCGTCACGGCCGGCCGGGTGTTCTTCGACTCGCTCGCCGGCTATGCGCTCGCGCGGCTGCGCTTCCGCGGGCGGGGGATCGTCTTCGGGGCGCTGATCGCGGTCATGGCGGTGCCGAACGTGGTGCTGCTGATCCCGAAGTTCCTGGTGATCAACCAGCTCGGCATCTTCGACTCCTACGTCGGCCTGATCGTGCCTCTGCTGGTGGATGCGGCGGGCGTCTTCATCATGAAGAACTTCTTCGAGTCGATCCCCGTGTCGGTCGAGGAGCAGGCGCGCATCGACGGCGCCGGCACCTTCCGGGTGTTCTGGTCGGTCGTGCTGCCGATGGCGCGGCCCGCGCTCGTGACCATCATCATCCTGAGCTTCCAGGGGTCGTGGAACGAGCTGGCGCACTTCATCGTCGCCGCGCAGGACCCGCAGCTGACGACCCTGACCAAGGGCGTCGCGCAGCTCGCGAGCGGCCAGCTCAGTCAGGGCAGTCAGTACCCGATCAAGCTCGCCGCCGGCGCGATCATGACGATCCCCGTCGCGATCATGTTCTTCATCTTCCAGCGCCGCATCATGAACTCGAGTTCGGGAGCGGTGAAGGAGTAG
- a CDS encoding sugar ABC transporter substrate-binding protein — MKMSRWALVTVALGATVGLTACGSGFSSGAKQDDSKALTVLIGSSGDAETKAVKDAVATWSKDSGITATVKAASDLKQELAQGFSSGKPADVFYLSTDALAGYASNGSLLAYGDDLKNKDDFYPVLQKSFTYDGKFYCAPKDFSTLQLIVNTDLWSQAGLTDADIPTTWDQLQSVAQKLTTGDRKGLVMSGEYARVGAFMAEAGGNLVNDENTEATADSEANLQALQYVQKNLQAGDFAFAKDVGAGWGGEAFGKQLGAMTVEGNWITGAMQNDFPDVKYKVVPLPEGPKGKGTLQFANCWGIAADSGNTKGAQSLVEALTAKNQQLAFSKAFGVMPSIQSAAEEWKSQNAPLVPFIEAADYAKTPPTVKGGADVVTDFNSQLASLKTGDPKTLLTSTQKNLEALFK; from the coding sequence ATGAAGATGTCGAGATGGGCTCTCGTGACGGTCGCGCTCGGCGCGACCGTGGGCCTGACGGCGTGCGGCTCCGGCTTCAGCAGCGGAGCGAAGCAGGATGACAGCAAGGCGCTGACCGTGCTGATCGGCTCGTCCGGCGACGCCGAGACGAAGGCCGTGAAGGATGCCGTGGCGACCTGGTCGAAGGACTCGGGCATCACGGCCACGGTCAAGGCCGCGAGCGACCTCAAGCAGGAGCTCGCCCAGGGCTTCAGCTCGGGCAAGCCGGCCGACGTGTTCTACCTGTCGACCGACGCCCTGGCCGGCTACGCCTCGAACGGCTCGCTGCTGGCCTACGGCGACGACCTGAAGAACAAGGACGACTTCTACCCGGTGCTGCAGAAGTCGTTCACCTACGACGGCAAGTTCTACTGCGCGCCGAAGGACTTCTCGACGCTGCAGCTCATCGTCAACACCGACCTCTGGTCGCAGGCGGGGCTGACGGATGCCGACATCCCCACCACCTGGGATCAGCTGCAGTCGGTCGCGCAGAAGCTCACCACCGGCGACCGCAAGGGCCTCGTGATGAGCGGCGAGTACGCCCGCGTCGGCGCCTTCATGGCCGAGGCCGGCGGCAACCTCGTCAACGACGAGAACACCGAGGCGACCGCCGACAGCGAGGCCAACCTGCAGGCCCTGCAGTACGTGCAGAAGAACCTGCAGGCCGGCGACTTCGCCTTCGCGAAGGATGTCGGCGCGGGCTGGGGTGGCGAGGCCTTCGGCAAGCAGCTCGGCGCGATGACGGTCGAGGGCAACTGGATCACGGGCGCGATGCAGAACGACTTCCCCGACGTGAAGTACAAGGTCGTGCCGCTGCCCGAGGGTCCGAAGGGCAAGGGCACTCTGCAGTTCGCGAACTGCTGGGGCATCGCCGCCGACAGCGGCAACACGAAGGGCGCGCAGAGCCTGGTCGAGGCGCTGACCGCGAAGAACCAGCAGCTCGCCTTCTCGAAGGCCTTCGGCGTCATGCCGTCGATCCAGTCGGCCGCCGAGGAGTGGAAGAGCCAGAACGCGCCCCTCGTGCCGTTCATCGAGGCCGCCGACTACGCCAAGACGCCCCCCACGGTGAAGGGCGGGGCGGACGTCGTGACCGACTTCAACTCGCAGCTCGCGAGCCTGAAGACGGGAGATCCGAAGACGCTGCTCACGAGCACGCAGAAGAACCTCGAGGCGCTGTTCAAGTAG